A window of the Oryza brachyantha chromosome 5, ObraRS2, whole genome shotgun sequence genome harbors these coding sequences:
- the LOC102709085 gene encoding eukaryotic translation initiation factor 3 subunit D-like — translation MSISLRLAVPAAAPTPALLRQTVRATSWKNSGAALPPAVLRGCASLPLKPQPLGAGAGAGAGRQSGRRGAAAVCHSSAHLSARTMQWVSAGATAVLFLAKGTAIHKSFLVPLFALLAPCSVISWIKSDYGQWTAFLALLVRLFFFIPGELELPLSTMLLVSIAPHQLMNLRGTQGGAALSLALAGYLAFQHFTRVGGLGKAFDQGSIIATLAIICITVIPLLMLFKYSYFQTLISPPPPPTQTLAPPPPASDRIQATAVAEHTMGFDVGVVAFNQDGWGPPETAPAPASLGGGAAAASIPFAPFSRSDKLGRIADWTRNPAGPAALAAASRDSVFDFTSVDDSLAAAAEDSSFRLVDAKPPPRHPRFGPKWRFNQRPQLPQRRDEEVEARRREAEKERARRERHFQNHRSHHHPGFRGNQSSSAKPSVDIQPDWTMREQIPFANFTKLSFSVTDQPEDLLLCGAVEYYDRTFDRVNPKAARRLERFKSRNFFKVTTTDDPVIRRLAEEDKATVFATDAILAALMCTPRSIHSWDIVVQRVGNKLFFDKRDGSQLDLLSVNETAQEQLPENKDDINSAHSLAVEATYINQNFSQQVLLRDGEKVNFDEPNPFASEGEEAASVGYRYRRWKLDDEISIVTRCEVHAVNADPGGGRQFLTLNALNEFDPKITGVDWRQKLETQRGAVLATELKNNANKLARWTCQALLAGADMMKLGYVSRVHPRDHYNHAILTVMGYKPRDFAAQINLNTANMWGIVKSIVDICMKFEEGKYVLVKDPAKPQVRIYEVPSDAFENDYVEEPLPEEEQVRPPSDDVDATAEEMDAAAEAEASNTAAGATVGEGEKSAEATAA, via the exons atgTCCATCTCGCTGCGGCTcgcggtcccggcggcggcgcccacgCCCGCGCTGCTGCGGCAGACGGTGCGGGCTACGTCGTGGAAGAACAGCGGCGCCGCCCTTCCGCCGGCTGTGCTCAG GGGATGCGCCTCGCTGCCCCTGAAGCCGCAGCCGctgggcgcgggcgcgggagccGGGGCGGGGCGGCAGAGCGGTCGCCggggtgccgccgccgtgtgcCACTCGTCGGCGCACCTTAGCGCGCGGACGATGCAATGGGTCTCCGCCGGGGCCACCGC AGTGCTATTCCTTGCAAAAGGTACAGCCATACACAAATCTTTCCTCGTGCCACTGTTTGCTCTGCTAGCACCTTGCAGTGTAATCTCATGGATCAA GAGCGACTATGGTCAGTGGACGGCTTTTCTTGCTCTTTTGGTGCGGTTGTTCTTCTTCATTCCAG GTGAGCTGGAGCTTCCACTGTCAACGATGTTGCTTGTGAGCATTGCTCCTCACCAGCTGATGAATCTGAG GGGAACTCAAGGTGGTGCAGCACTGTCTTTGGCATTGGCTGGGTATCTTGCTTTTCAGCACTTCACCAGGGTTGGGGGTTTAGGGAAAGCATTTGATCAGGGATCAATCATTGCAACCTTGGCCATCATCTGCATCACAGTTATCCCCCTGTTAATGCTGTTC aaatattcTTATTTCCAAACCCTAATTTCCCCTCCTCCACCCCCCACCCAAACCCtagcgccgccacctccagcCTCCGACCGGATCcaggccaccgccgtcgccgagcacACCATGGGCTtcgacgtcggcgtcgtcgcctTCAACCAGGACGGCTGGGGCCCTCCCGAAactgcgcccgcgccggcatCCCTcggcggaggcgccgccgcggcgtccatCCCCTTCGCGCCCTTCTCCCGCTCGGACAAGCTGGGCCGCATCGCCGACTGGACGCGCAACCCGGCCGGCCCCGCCGCCCTCGCTGCCGCCTCCCGCGACTCCGTCTTCGACTTCACCTCCGTCGACGActccctcgccgcggcggcggaggactcctCGTTCCGCCTCGTCGacgccaagccgccgccgcggcacccGCGGTTCGGCCCCAAGTGGCGCTTCAACCagcgcccgcagctcccgcagCGCCGggacgaggaggtggaggcgcgccgccgcgaggcCGAGAAGGAGCGCGCCCGCCGCGAGCGCCACTTCCAGAACCACCgctcccaccaccaccctgGCTTCCGTGGCAACCAGTCCTCGTCGGCCAAGCCTTCCGTCGACATCCAGCCTGATTGGACCATGCGTGAGCAGATCCCCTTCGCCAACTTTACCAAGCTCTCCTTCTCCGTCACCGATCAGCCCGAGGACCTCCTCCTATGCGGCGCCGTCGAGTACTACGACCGTACCTTCGATCGCGTCAACCCCAAGGCCGCACGCCGCCTGGAGCGCTTCAAGTCTCGCAACTTCTTCAAGGTCACCACCACCGACGACCCTGTcatccgccgcctcgccgaggAGGACAAAGCCACGGTGTTTGCCACCGACGCCATCCTTGCCGCGCTTATGTGCACTCCCCGCAGCATCCACTCGTGGGACATCGTCGTGCAGCGTGTTGGCAACAAGCTTTTCTTTGACAAGCGTGATGGTTCCCAGCTCGATCTGCTCTCTGTCAATGAGACTGCTCAGGAGCAGCTCCCAGAAAACAAGGATGATATCAATTCAGCGCACTCCCTTGCTGTTGAGGCGACCTACATCAACCAGAACTTCTCGCAGCAGGTGCTGCTGCGTGATGGTGAGAAGGTTAACTTTGATGAGCCTAACCCGTTTGCTTCTGAGGGTGAGGAGGCGGCATCTGTTGGCTACCGCTACCGCCGTTGGAAGCTGGATGATGAGATCAGCATAGTTACTCGCTGTGAAGTTCATGCTGTGAATGCTGACCCAGGTGGTGGTCGTCAGTTCCTTACGCTCAATGCGCTCAATGAGTTTGATCCTAAAATAACTGGTGTTGACTGGAGGCAGAAGCTTGAGACACAGCGTGGTGCTGTGCTCGCTACAGAGCTCAAGAACAATGCCAACAAACTTGCTCGCTGGACTTGCCAGGCTTTGCTTGCTGGTGCTGACATGATGAAGCTGGGTTATGTGTCACGCGTGCACCCCCGTGATCACTACAACCACGCCATACTCACTGTGATGGGATACAAGCCAAGGGATTTTGCTGCACAGATCAACCTCAACACCGCAAACATGTGGGGAATTGTCAAGTCGATTGTGGACATCTGCATGAAGTTTGAGGAGGGCAAGTATGTGCTTGTAAAAGATCCAGCGAAGCCACAGGTGAGGATCTATGAGGTGCCTTCTGATGCATTTGAGAATGACTACGTGGAGGAGCCACTCCCCGAGGAGGAGCAGGTTCGGCCGCCATCAGATGATGTTGATGCTACTGCGGAGGAGATGGATGCAGCTGCAGAGGCAGAGGCCAGTAATACGGCAGCAGGTGCTACAGTTGGTGAGGGTGAGAAGAGCGCCGAAGCTACTGCTGCTTGA